One genomic window of Salvia miltiorrhiza cultivar Shanhuang (shh) chromosome 4, IMPLAD_Smil_shh, whole genome shotgun sequence includes the following:
- the LOC131021110 gene encoding uncharacterized protein LOC131021110 gives MSVLKKHPNEITGNRKTYHFYGPIWALQIWSYEAILRLGRACGMRDTRLQMPRLVNWTTWKSASDFTHFFDAHEAECHRTLEPVEEENDSWYLQTLRHPEPFSVRYHPGGKYAGLTEPVVPEPPPPVRPPPVQRSISRAERTREKQPVPVPRSSSRAERAREKQPVPVHVERHRQTYEEPGGSPSKRRRSEEFDDREPQADRDEDYWRRRDEDLIARITQEQIRTVVPEMRREIRRELVDDDSEHGLVAKITKKVIAAVKDIFGRRSSSRRHRSSSSHASRHRHGSEEYDQPSPSRRRSTSHIPSPRRSEREDPPHVSHRHSVGDMDPPRGSQRRSERGEDPPRASQRRSASRHSEREASMRRSASHHGEGQTSLRRSVHGCEFFLARLRARFRETVHG, from the exons ATGAGTGTGTTGAAGAAGCATCCCAACGAGATTACCGGTAATAGGAAGACGTACCACTTCTATGGGCCCATATGGGCATTACAGATTTGGTCGTACGAGGCCATTCTGAGGTTGGGCCGCGCGTGTGGGATGCGTGACACGAGGTTGCAGATGCCACGATTGGTGAACTGGACGACTTGGAAGTCGGCTTCTGACTTCACCCACTTTTTTGATGCTCATGag GCTGAGTGTCACCGGACACTCGAACCGGTCGAGGAGGAGAATGATTCATGGTATTTGCAGACCCTGAGGCATCCAGAGCCCTTTTCTGTACGATACCATCCCGGAGGGAAATACGCTGGCTTGACAGAGCCAGTTGTACCGGAGCCGCCTCCTCCTGTTAGGCCTCCCCCTGTGCAGAGGAGTATCTCACGAGCAGAGAGGACTCGTGAGAAGCAGCCTGTCCCTGTCCCGAGGAGTAGCTCACGGGCAGAGAGGGCTCGTGAGAAGCAGCCTGTCCCTGTCCATGTCGAGCGACATAGGCAGACGTATGAGGAGCCAGGTGGCAGCCCGTCGAAGCGGCGCAGGTCAGAGGAGTTTGATGATCGCGAGCCTCAGGCAGACCGAGATGAGGATTATTGGAGGCGACGCGATGAGGACCTGATTGCCCGTATCACACAGGAGCAGATCCGGACTGTGGTCCCAGAGATGCGGCGCGAGATACGTCGCGAGCTTGTAGACGACGACTCTGAGCATGGACTGGTCGCCAAAATTACGAAGAAGGTCATAGCCGCTGTGAAGGACATCTTTGGGAGACGTTCTTCTTCGAGGAGGCATAGATCATCATCCAGCCATGCCAGTCGTCATAGACATGGGAGTGAGGAGTACGACCAGCCGAGCCCCAGTCGCAGACGGTCTACATCTCACATTCCTAGTCCTAGGCGATCAGAGCGTGAGGATCCACCTCATGTTAGCCATAGGCACTCAGTTGGAGACATGGATCCGCCTCGTGGCAGTCAGAGACGCTCAGAGCGTGGAGAGGATCCACCCCGTGCGAGTCAGCGGCGATCTGCCTCACGTCACAGTGAGAGGGAGGCATCTATGAGGCGATCAGCCTCACATCATGGTGAGGGGCAGACATCTTTGAGGCGATCCGTACACGGTTGCGAGTTCTTCCTTGCACGGTTGCGTGCACGGTTTCGTGAAactgtacacggttag
- the LOC131022106 gene encoding uncharacterized protein LOC131022106 isoform X2 — MSFQAIVIRHSGQWKLTEYEGGDEVVVYMSKEDLCHAKLMQEVHDQLNEDGRSTYMLFYTSTTDEGRKIKVALKTDSDLNRLISEHKKYPVVYVIEKGKQSAAPVPQTQERVYYEGHRSTMFPIETDIGRSIPTHDDSRDDSSSQEEEDESESSDEEEEAIRRREILDSVSTEQEAWRQTGPQNFTSDDQPDVEPRVGVQQLEARDWGIPVLDFDDAPALGWEDSNVLESGILSVGALFRSKDDLAIAVGLYHMENHVEYAVHRSSTTRLWFVCKHGNGCPFMLRAVQSASIWRVIKVVMHHTCHMDLNRTAPRQIPARVVGRYFARKLVGEGVVLKPKEMMSEMQRLFGIEINYSFALRARNIAIEMTYGDFGNSYQMLPSYLYMLRMSNPGTLYDLEMKDDGKFHHMFVALGQSVAAFEKGYLRPVIVVDGTHLKGRNGGILFVAVTKDGNEAIFPLAVGLGPIENDESWTWFFHRLRTCFGQPDDLLIVSDQHKSIRNAVECVYPNVPHGLCYYHIQKNLAHYGQHVAAVFKAAAYSYRSDDFQRNFSALQVLKVNAYTRLDTIGVERWARSKCPVRRTSFMTSNAAETMNSRLLWARRLPVASLIETYRAIMEKWFDRRRISAASRSHELTEVVEGKLHVAVEAGRQLAVRGTTTHMFSVEDDHAFYIVDLENRTCSCAQFDLDDIPCRHACAAIRRAGLQVTDFVGGYFKQSVLLATYMERIVPVPHPTYWNVPDEISAYVVKPPDITVHAGRPKLSRARSAVEGPPNSGPPNSGTPNSRPQVCSRCKGGGHNARRCKAQVGPLDLNVPVEGVEQPPDARRRRKKKCGICRSGTHTRNACPQNVGS; from the exons ATGTCGTTTCAAGCAATCGTTATACGGCACAGTGGTCAGTGGAAATTAACCGAGTATGAAGGAGGCGATGAGGTTGTCGTGTACATGTCTAAGGAAGACCTTTGTCATGCGAAGTTGATGCAAGAGGTGCACGATCAATTAAACGAGGATGGTCGATCCACTTATATGCTTTTCTACACATCGACCACGGACGAAGGGCGAAAAATAAAAGTGGCTTTGAAGACTGATTCGGATTTGAACCGGCTGATTTCCGAGCATAAGAAATATCCCGTTGTTTACGTGATCGAGAAGGGCAAACAATCTGCGGCTCCGGTTCCTCAGACTCAAGAGCGGGTATATTATGAGGGACATCGGTCTACTATGTTTCCTATTGAGACGGACATTGGAAGAAGTATCCCTACACACGATGATAGTAGGGACGATTCATCGTCgcaggaggaggaagacgagtccgagtcttcggatgaggaagaagaggcgATACGACGCAGAGAGATATTGGATTCAGTGTCGACTGAACAGGAAGCGTGGAGACAGACAGGGCCTCAGAATTTCACATCGGATGATCAGCCCGATGTCGAGCCTCGTGTTGGAGTTCAGCAGCTTGAGGCACGTGATTGGGGGATTCCAGTCCTCGATTTTGACGATGCGCCGGCATTAGGTTGGGAGGATTCTAACGTATTGGAGAGCGGGATATTATCAGTGGGGGCTCTATTCCGGTCGAAGGATGATTTGGCAATCGCTGTTGGCCTGTACCATATGGAGAATCACGTGGAGTACGCCGTGCATCGTTCCAGTACGACCCGTTTGTGGTTTGTTTGCAAGCATGGCAACGGTTGTCCGTTCATGCTGCGAGCCGTTCAGAGTGCATCGATCTGGAGAGTGATCAAGGTGGTGATGCATCATACCTGCCACATGGATTTGAATCGCACTGCCCCGAGACAGATTCCGGCGAGGGTTGTTGGAAGATATTTTGCACGGAAATTGGTAGGCGAGGGGGTCGTTTTGAAGCCGAAGGAGATGATGTCAGAGATGCAGCGCTTATTCGGTATTGAGATCAATTACAGCTTCGCTCTCCGTGCAAGAAACATCGCGATTGAGATGACGTATGGTGATTTTGGGAACTCGTATCAGATGCTCCCATCGTATTTGTATATGCTGAGAATGAGTAATCCCGGCACATTATACGACCTTGAGATGAAGGATGATGGCAAGTTCCATCATATGTTTGTTGCACTTGGACAGAGCGTGGCTGCCTTTGAGAAGGGTTACTTGAGGCCGGTCATCGTCGTAGACGGGACCCATCTGAAGGGAAGGAACGGCGGCATTTTGTTCGTCGCTGTTACAAAGGATGGAAACGAAGCAATATTTCCTCTCGCAGTTGGGCTTGGTCCTATCGAGAACGACGAGTCTTGGACTTGGTTCTTCCACCGACTGCGGACTTGCTTTGGTCAGCCGGATGATCTCTTGATTGTGTCTGATCAGCACAAGAGCATCAGAAATGCTGTGGAGTGTGTCTACCCGAACGTCCCTCACGGGTTGTGCTATTACCATATCCAGAAGAATCTCGCGCATTATGGGCAGCATGTAGCTGCAGTCTTCAAAGCAGCGGCATATTCCTATCGATCAGACGATTTTCAAAGGAATTTTTCTGCGCTTCAAGTACTGAAAGTCAACGCGTACACACGCCTCGACACTATTGGTGTGGAGAGATGGGCCAGGTCCAAGTGCCCTGTACGACGCACGAGCTTCATGACGTCGAATGCTGCCGAGACGATGAACAGTAGACTGTTGTGGGCACGACGCCTCCCGGTTGCTTCATTGATCGAGACCTATCGAGCCATTATGGAGAAATGGTTCGATAGGCGACGCATCTCGGCTGCATCGAGGTCACATGAGTTGACTGAGGTAGTAGAGGGAAAGTTGCATGTGGCTGTCGAAGCGGGTCGGCAATTGGCTGTTCGAGGGACGACGACGCACATGtttagtgttgaggatgatCATGCATTCTACATTGTCGATCTCGAGAATCGGACTTGTAGTTGTGCTCAGTTCGACCTGGATGACATTCCGTGTCGTCATGCTTGTGCCGCTATTAG GCGTGCAGGACTGCAAGTCACGGATTTTGTTGGAGGATATTTCAAACAATCCGTGCTGTTGGCCACATATATGGAGCGTATTGTTCCCGTTCCACATCCTACGTATTGGAATGTGCCCGATGAGATATCAGCCTATGTTGTGAAACCCCCGGATATCACGGTCCATGCGGGACGGCCGAAGTTGAGTAGGGCTCGTTCAGCAGTTGAGGGTCCTCCTAATTCGGGTCCTCCTAATTCGGGTACTCCTAATTCTCGACCTCAAGTATGCTCACGTTGCAAGGGTGGAGGTCACAATGCCCGGAGATGCAAAGCGCAAGTGGGACCATTGGACTTGAACGTGCCGGTGGAAGGTGTCGAGCAACCACCCGATGCACGAAGGCGGCGAAAGAAGAAATGCGGCATTTGTAGGAGTGGAACACACACTAGGAATGCATGTCCTCAAAATGTTGGGTCGTGA
- the LOC131022106 gene encoding uncharacterized protein LOC131022106 isoform X1, translating to MILMLFLACLYIQLMYWGTRFPVCVFKCCIFVVLKQMSFQAIVIRHSGQWKLTEYEGGDEVVVYMSKEDLCHAKLMQEVHDQLNEDGRSTYMLFYTSTTDEGRKIKVALKTDSDLNRLISEHKKYPVVYVIEKGKQSAAPVPQTQERVYYEGHRSTMFPIETDIGRSIPTHDDSRDDSSSQEEEDESESSDEEEEAIRRREILDSVSTEQEAWRQTGPQNFTSDDQPDVEPRVGVQQLEARDWGIPVLDFDDAPALGWEDSNVLESGILSVGALFRSKDDLAIAVGLYHMENHVEYAVHRSSTTRLWFVCKHGNGCPFMLRAVQSASIWRVIKVVMHHTCHMDLNRTAPRQIPARVVGRYFARKLVGEGVVLKPKEMMSEMQRLFGIEINYSFALRARNIAIEMTYGDFGNSYQMLPSYLYMLRMSNPGTLYDLEMKDDGKFHHMFVALGQSVAAFEKGYLRPVIVVDGTHLKGRNGGILFVAVTKDGNEAIFPLAVGLGPIENDESWTWFFHRLRTCFGQPDDLLIVSDQHKSIRNAVECVYPNVPHGLCYYHIQKNLAHYGQHVAAVFKAAAYSYRSDDFQRNFSALQVLKVNAYTRLDTIGVERWARSKCPVRRTSFMTSNAAETMNSRLLWARRLPVASLIETYRAIMEKWFDRRRISAASRSHELTEVVEGKLHVAVEAGRQLAVRGTTTHMFSVEDDHAFYIVDLENRTCSCAQFDLDDIPCRHACAAIRRAGLQVTDFVGGYFKQSVLLATYMERIVPVPHPTYWNVPDEISAYVVKPPDITVHAGRPKLSRARSAVEGPPNSGPPNSGTPNSRPQVCSRCKGGGHNARRCKAQVGPLDLNVPVEGVEQPPDARRRRKKKCGICRSGTHTRNACPQNVGS from the exons ATGATTTTGATGTTATTTTTAGCATGTTTGTATATTCAGTTGATGTATTGGGGTACACGGTTTCCtgtttgtgtatttaaatgTTGTATTTTTGTCGTTTTGAAGCAGATGTCGTTTCAAGCAATCGTTATACGGCACAGTGGTCAGTGGAAATTAACCGAGTATGAAGGAGGCGATGAGGTTGTCGTGTACATGTCTAAGGAAGACCTTTGTCATGCGAAGTTGATGCAAGAGGTGCACGATCAATTAAACGAGGATGGTCGATCCACTTATATGCTTTTCTACACATCGACCACGGACGAAGGGCGAAAAATAAAAGTGGCTTTGAAGACTGATTCGGATTTGAACCGGCTGATTTCCGAGCATAAGAAATATCCCGTTGTTTACGTGATCGAGAAGGGCAAACAATCTGCGGCTCCGGTTCCTCAGACTCAAGAGCGGGTATATTATGAGGGACATCGGTCTACTATGTTTCCTATTGAGACGGACATTGGAAGAAGTATCCCTACACACGATGATAGTAGGGACGATTCATCGTCgcaggaggaggaagacgagtccgagtcttcggatgaggaagaagaggcgATACGACGCAGAGAGATATTGGATTCAGTGTCGACTGAACAGGAAGCGTGGAGACAGACAGGGCCTCAGAATTTCACATCGGATGATCAGCCCGATGTCGAGCCTCGTGTTGGAGTTCAGCAGCTTGAGGCACGTGATTGGGGGATTCCAGTCCTCGATTTTGACGATGCGCCGGCATTAGGTTGGGAGGATTCTAACGTATTGGAGAGCGGGATATTATCAGTGGGGGCTCTATTCCGGTCGAAGGATGATTTGGCAATCGCTGTTGGCCTGTACCATATGGAGAATCACGTGGAGTACGCCGTGCATCGTTCCAGTACGACCCGTTTGTGGTTTGTTTGCAAGCATGGCAACGGTTGTCCGTTCATGCTGCGAGCCGTTCAGAGTGCATCGATCTGGAGAGTGATCAAGGTGGTGATGCATCATACCTGCCACATGGATTTGAATCGCACTGCCCCGAGACAGATTCCGGCGAGGGTTGTTGGAAGATATTTTGCACGGAAATTGGTAGGCGAGGGGGTCGTTTTGAAGCCGAAGGAGATGATGTCAGAGATGCAGCGCTTATTCGGTATTGAGATCAATTACAGCTTCGCTCTCCGTGCAAGAAACATCGCGATTGAGATGACGTATGGTGATTTTGGGAACTCGTATCAGATGCTCCCATCGTATTTGTATATGCTGAGAATGAGTAATCCCGGCACATTATACGACCTTGAGATGAAGGATGATGGCAAGTTCCATCATATGTTTGTTGCACTTGGACAGAGCGTGGCTGCCTTTGAGAAGGGTTACTTGAGGCCGGTCATCGTCGTAGACGGGACCCATCTGAAGGGAAGGAACGGCGGCATTTTGTTCGTCGCTGTTACAAAGGATGGAAACGAAGCAATATTTCCTCTCGCAGTTGGGCTTGGTCCTATCGAGAACGACGAGTCTTGGACTTGGTTCTTCCACCGACTGCGGACTTGCTTTGGTCAGCCGGATGATCTCTTGATTGTGTCTGATCAGCACAAGAGCATCAGAAATGCTGTGGAGTGTGTCTACCCGAACGTCCCTCACGGGTTGTGCTATTACCATATCCAGAAGAATCTCGCGCATTATGGGCAGCATGTAGCTGCAGTCTTCAAAGCAGCGGCATATTCCTATCGATCAGACGATTTTCAAAGGAATTTTTCTGCGCTTCAAGTACTGAAAGTCAACGCGTACACACGCCTCGACACTATTGGTGTGGAGAGATGGGCCAGGTCCAAGTGCCCTGTACGACGCACGAGCTTCATGACGTCGAATGCTGCCGAGACGATGAACAGTAGACTGTTGTGGGCACGACGCCTCCCGGTTGCTTCATTGATCGAGACCTATCGAGCCATTATGGAGAAATGGTTCGATAGGCGACGCATCTCGGCTGCATCGAGGTCACATGAGTTGACTGAGGTAGTAGAGGGAAAGTTGCATGTGGCTGTCGAAGCGGGTCGGCAATTGGCTGTTCGAGGGACGACGACGCACATGtttagtgttgaggatgatCATGCATTCTACATTGTCGATCTCGAGAATCGGACTTGTAGTTGTGCTCAGTTCGACCTGGATGACATTCCGTGTCGTCATGCTTGTGCCGCTATTAG GCGTGCAGGACTGCAAGTCACGGATTTTGTTGGAGGATATTTCAAACAATCCGTGCTGTTGGCCACATATATGGAGCGTATTGTTCCCGTTCCACATCCTACGTATTGGAATGTGCCCGATGAGATATCAGCCTATGTTGTGAAACCCCCGGATATCACGGTCCATGCGGGACGGCCGAAGTTGAGTAGGGCTCGTTCAGCAGTTGAGGGTCCTCCTAATTCGGGTCCTCCTAATTCGGGTACTCCTAATTCTCGACCTCAAGTATGCTCACGTTGCAAGGGTGGAGGTCACAATGCCCGGAGATGCAAAGCGCAAGTGGGACCATTGGACTTGAACGTGCCGGTGGAAGGTGTCGAGCAACCACCCGATGCACGAAGGCGGCGAAAGAAGAAATGCGGCATTTGTAGGAGTGGAACACACACTAGGAATGCATGTCCTCAAAATGTTGGGTCGTGA
- the LOC131022107 gene encoding casein kinase II subunit beta-1-like isoform X2 produces MNMYRDRGGGGSSKAGEMLDRKRINDALDKHLEKSSPSTSRNKGSAVAVPSTSAAAGKHVDLRDNRSSSALTASKNKLSDEESETDSEESDVSGSDGDDTSWVSWFCNLRGNEFFCEVDDEYIQDDFNLCGLSSQVPYYDYALDLILDVESSHGDMFTEEQNELIESAAEMLYGLIHVRYILTSKGMAAMLEKYKNYDFGRCPRVYCCGQPCLPVGQSDIPRSSTVKIYCPKCDDIYYPRSKYQDIDGAYFGTTFPHLFLMTYGHLKPQKPTQNYVPRVFGFKMHKP; encoded by the exons ATGAACATGTACAGAGATCGAGGGGGAGGTGGCTCATCCAAGGCCGGAGAGATGTTGGATCGGAAGCGAATCAACGATGCGCTCGACAAACATTTGGAGAAATCGTCGCCTTCCACATCCAGAAACAAGGGTTCCGCCGTCGCGGTGCCATCCACCTCCGCCGCTGCCGGGAAGCATGTTGATCTCAGGGACAACCGTTCTTCATCCGCCCTCACCGCCAGCAAGAACAAGCTCTCCGATG AGGAATCTGAAACAGACAGTGAAGAGTCTGATGTCAGTGGTTCTGACGGGGATGATACATCTTGGGTTTCATGGTTTTGCAACTTGCGCGGAAACGAGTTTTTTTGTGAAGTCGATGATGAATATATTCAGGATGATTTCAATCTATGTGGATTGAGCAGTCAAGTCCCGTATTATGATTATGCACTTGATCTAATACTGGATGTGGAATCATCTCATG GTGATATGTTTACCGAGGAACAGaatgaattaattgaatcaGCTGCAGAAATGCTGTATGGCCTTATTCATGTTCGATACATCTTGACAAGCAAGGGAATGGCGGCTATG TTAGAGAAGTATAAAAACTATGATTTTGGAAGATGCCCTAGAGTCTACTGCTGCGGACAGCCATGCCTTCCAGTTGGACAATCAGACATTCCACGCTCAAGTACTGTGAAGATTTACTGTCCTAAATGCGATGACATTTACTACCCTCGATCCAAATACCAAG ATATTGATGGGGCATATTTCGGAACCACATTCCCCCACCTGTTCTTGATGACATACGGGCACCTCAAGCCTCAGAAGCCAACACAGAACTACGTCCCTAGAGTTTTTGGCTTCAAGATGCACAAGCCTTGA
- the LOC131022107 gene encoding casein kinase II subunit beta-1-like isoform X1: MNMYRDRGGGGSSKAGEMLDRKRINDALDKHLEKSSPSTSRNKGSAVAVPSTSAAAGKHVDLRDNRSSSALTASKNKLSDEESETDSEESDVSGSDGDDTSWVSWFCNLRGNEFFCEVDDEYIQDDFNLCGLSSQVPYYDYALDLILDVESSHGDMFTEEQNELIESAAEMLYGLIHVRYILTSKGMAAMLEKYKNYDFGRCPRVYCCGQPCLPVGQSDIPRSSTVKIYCPKCDDIYYPRSKYQGNIDGAYFGTTFPHLFLMTYGHLKPQKPTQNYVPRVFGFKMHKP; this comes from the exons ATGAACATGTACAGAGATCGAGGGGGAGGTGGCTCATCCAAGGCCGGAGAGATGTTGGATCGGAAGCGAATCAACGATGCGCTCGACAAACATTTGGAGAAATCGTCGCCTTCCACATCCAGAAACAAGGGTTCCGCCGTCGCGGTGCCATCCACCTCCGCCGCTGCCGGGAAGCATGTTGATCTCAGGGACAACCGTTCTTCATCCGCCCTCACCGCCAGCAAGAACAAGCTCTCCGATG AGGAATCTGAAACAGACAGTGAAGAGTCTGATGTCAGTGGTTCTGACGGGGATGATACATCTTGGGTTTCATGGTTTTGCAACTTGCGCGGAAACGAGTTTTTTTGTGAAGTCGATGATGAATATATTCAGGATGATTTCAATCTATGTGGATTGAGCAGTCAAGTCCCGTATTATGATTATGCACTTGATCTAATACTGGATGTGGAATCATCTCATG GTGATATGTTTACCGAGGAACAGaatgaattaattgaatcaGCTGCAGAAATGCTGTATGGCCTTATTCATGTTCGATACATCTTGACAAGCAAGGGAATGGCGGCTATG TTAGAGAAGTATAAAAACTATGATTTTGGAAGATGCCCTAGAGTCTACTGCTGCGGACAGCCATGCCTTCCAGTTGGACAATCAGACATTCCACGCTCAAGTACTGTGAAGATTTACTGTCCTAAATGCGATGACATTTACTACCCTCGATCCAAATACCAAGGCA ATATTGATGGGGCATATTTCGGAACCACATTCCCCCACCTGTTCTTGATGACATACGGGCACCTCAAGCCTCAGAAGCCAACACAGAACTACGTCCCTAGAGTTTTTGGCTTCAAGATGCACAAGCCTTGA
- the LOC131022110 gene encoding uncharacterized protein LOC131022110: protein MHQKKSEVQIGTESSGVSSDFNPTPPLPPSSLTQKHPHISQSNPAPSSSPGPNPGLQILINDELQQQEQNDPFTPKPTPFKRPHLQQHHHFSRSLTKTPTLSNALHRYAQDPPPKFTLFHNRSHKFLTHFHHHLRHLRRRLRLHLRLILLLSLPFFYFLVSHPSRSFVLDFLSAFAFSAVLLFSLNLAIPRLPTIRLFLARSLPIKISAKDHGTRPHLPVFWSIGSRQKADKKAISGCYVQAYTNGDVYEGEFHKGKCSGSGVYYYYMSGRYEGDWVDGKYDGYGVETWARGSRYRGQYRQGLRHGFGVYRFYTGDVYAGEWSSGQSHGCGVHTCEDGSRYVGEFKWGVKHGLGHYHFRNGDRYAGEYFADKMHGFGVYYFANGHRYEGAWHEGKRQGLGMYTFRSGETQSGHWQNGILDVPSTQSNVYPVSPVAVNHSKVLNVVQEARRAAEKAYEVSKVDERVNRAVTAANRAANAARVAAVKAVQKQMHHKSNSDDIPIPIM from the exons ATGCATCAGAAAAAATCTGAAGTACAGATCGGAACAGAAAGCAGCGGCGTCTCTTCCGATTtcaaccccaccccacccctgccccctTCCTCCCTCACCCAGAAACACCCGCATATCTCGCAGTCGAATCCGGCGCCGTCGTCATCGCCCGGCCCCAATCCCGGCCTCCAAATCCTCATCAACGATGAGCTGCAGCAGCAGGAGCAGAATGACCCTTTTACCCCCAAGCCCACCCCTTTCAAGAGACCCCATCTCCAGCAGCATCACCATTTCTCCCGCTCCCTCACCAAGACCCCGACTCTCTCCAACGCCCTCCACAGATACGCGCAGGACCCTCCCCCAAAATTCACGCTTTTCCACAATAGGTCTCACAAGTTCTTGACCCATTtccaccaccacctccgccacctccgccgccgtctccgcctccacctccgcctcATCCTCCTCCTGAGCCTCCCTTTCTTTTACTTCCTCGTCTCTCACCCTTCCAGGTCATTTGTTCTTGATTTCCTATCCGCTTTCGCCTTCTCGGCGGTGCTCCTTTTTTCCCTCAATTTAGCCATTCCGAGGCTTCCCACAATTAGGTTGTTCCTCGCCAGGTCTTTGCCGATTAAGATAAGCGCCAAGGACCATGGCACCCGCCCGCATTTGCCCGTCTTTTGGTCCATTGGTTCGAGGCAGAAGGCCGATAAGAAGGCCATTTCCGGGTGTTATGTGCAAGCATACACCAATGGGGATGTCTACGAGGGTGAGTTTCATAAGGGGAAATGTAGTGGCAGTGGGGTGTATTACTATTACATGAGTGGGAGGTATGAAGGTGATTGGGTTGATGGCAAGTATGATGGCTATGGTGTTGAGACGTGGGCACGGGGCAGCCGCTATAGAGGGCAGTACCGCCAGGGCCTTAGGCATGGTTTTGGAGTATATAGGTTTTACACTGGTGATGTTTACGCGGGGGAATGGTCTAGTGGGCAGAGCCATGGCTGTGGGGTTCATACCTGCGAGGATGGTAGCCGATATGTAGGAGAGTTTAAGTGGGGTGTTAAACATGGTCTTGGACACTATCATTTCAG GAATGGAGATAGATATGCCGGGGAGTATTTTGCAGACAAAATGCATGGATTTGGGGTCTACTATTTTGCAAATGGACATCGTTATGAGGGTGCCTGGCATGAGGGGAAGAGACAGGGGCTCGGAATGTACACTTTCAGAAGTGGCGAAACTCAGTCGGGCCACTGGCAAAATGGAATTCTTGACGTTCCAAGCACACAGAGCAATGTATATCCCGTTTCGCCTGTTGCTGTCAATCACTCTAAAGTGCTTAATGTTGTTCAG GAAGCTCGACGAGCAGCAGAAAAGGCGTACGAGGTGAGCAAAGTGGATGAGAGAGTGAATAGGGCAGTAACAGCAGCTAACAGGGCAGCTAATGCAGCAAGAGTAGCAGCAGTCAAAGCTGTGCAAAAGCAAATGCATCACAAAAGCAACAGCGACGACATCCCCATTCCCATCATGTAA
- the LOC131022113 gene encoding 60S ribosomal protein L37a-1, whose protein sequence is MAKRTKKVGIVGKYGTRYGASLRKQIKKMEVSQHSKYFCEFCGKYAVKRKAVGIWGCKDCGKVKAGGAYTMNTASAVTVRSTIRRLREATES, encoded by the exons ATG GCCAAGAGAACCAAGAAGGTTGGGATCGTCGGGAAATATG GCACCCGGTATGGTGCTAGTTTGAGGAAGCAGATTAAAAAGATGGAGGTTAGCCAGCATAGCAAGTACTTCTGCGAGTTCTGCGGAAAG TACGCCGTGAAGAGAAAGGCAGTCGGCATTTGGGGATGCAAGGATTGTGGCAAAGTGAAAGCAGGCGGTGCTTACACCATGAA CACTGCCAGTGCCGTGACCGTGAGGAGCACCATCAGAAGGCTGAGGGAGGCGACAGAGAGTTAA